CAGCGGCAGATCGACGTGCTGCGCGCGGCCACCATCGACGACCCCGGCATCCTGATCGTCGCGGCCGCCGGCAACCAGAGCCGGCGCGACAAGGAGAAGCCCTACAGCGTCAGGACCGGCATCCCGGCGGCGGCGGCCGGCGTCCTCTCGGTCGGGGCGGTGGGGCGCGACGGCAAGATACCGGCCTTTTCCAACATCAATCCCGTGCTCGTCGGCCCGGGCGTCGGCGTGGTCGGCGCCAAGGCCGGCGGCGGCCTCGTCGCGATGGACGGCACGAGCGCTGCCACGCCCTATGTCGCCGGCCTCGCCGCGCTCTGGTGGGATGCGCTGAAGGCGCGCAACGGACGGGTGACCGCCGAGGACGTCGCGGCCAATCTGCGGGCCCGCTCCCGCCGCCTTGCCGATGTCGACACCGACCAGCAGGGCTCGGGCCTCGCCCTGGCGCCGCCGGCGGATTTCGGCTGACGCGCCTGTCGAAGCCGCTCAGCCTGCCGCGGCAGCCGGCGCCGCGCGCGGCATGGCATGGGCCGTGCCCCACTCGGCGAGAGCGTGCACCGCCGCATTGAGCCGCAGGCCCGGTTCGGTCAGCGAATATTCGACATGCAGCACCTTGCCGCTCAACGCCTCGCGCCTGACGACACCGTCCGCCTCCAGTTCGCGCAACTGCTCCGTAAGGATCTTTTCGCTGATGCCCGGAATGGCGCGGCGCAGCGCTCCGAAGCGCCGCGGCCGGGCATGCAGCTCCCAGATGATGGTCGCCTTCCATTTGCCGCCGATGACCCGCAGCGCCGGTCCGAGGCCGCAATTCGGTTCTGTCGGCTCGCGCATGATCTCCGCCCGTTTCGTGCCTTCAAGAACGCACTTACGAAAATGTAAGTACTTGATTTAAAATACGTTTCTCACCAAATCGGGCGCAGCGACGCAGTCCGCGCCGCCGCGAGGCCGATGAGGATATCATGACCGAAGTGACTGTCATCGGGCTCGGCGAGATGGGTTCCGCCCTCGCCGCGGCCTTCCTGCGCGCCGGCCGCAAGGTGACGGTGTGGAACCGGACGCCGGCCAAGGCCGCGACTCTGGCGGAAGCCGGCGCCGCGCTGGCCGGGAGCCCTGCCGAAGCCGTCGCGGCGAGCCGGGCCGTGGTCATCTGCCTCTCGGACTATGCGGCGACGCGCGCTGTCCTGGACGCGGATGGCGTCGCCGCAACGCTTGGAGGGCGCACTCTCGTGCAGCTCAGCACCGGCACGCCGAAGGAGGCCCGCGATCTCGACGCCGCCGTCCGGGCAACGGGCGCACGCTATCTCGACGGCGGCATTCTCGCATGGCCGAGCCATATCGGCGGCGATGCGACGCTGATCTACATGTCCGGATCCCGGAGCGTCTATGAGATCGAGGAGCCGCTGCTGCGCCAGCTCGCCGGCGGATTGACTTTTCTCGGCGAAGATGCGGGCGCTGCCGCCGCCATGTTCGCAGCCGTGCTGTCCTATCTCGCCGGACGCTGGATCGGCATCTGCCATGGCGCGCGGATCGCCCAGGCTGAGGGCCTCGGCGTCGCCGGTTTCGGGGAGGCGCTGGCCGCTCTCGCCCCGGCGCTCGCCTGGGATGCGCGCCACATGGGCGTGGTGATCGAAACGCAGGCCTTCAGCCACCCGCAGAGCACGCTGAAGACCGCGGCTGGCGACATAACCCGTCTCGTCCGCCATGCCGCCGACAGCGGCATCGACGACGAGTGGCCGCGCTTCGCCGCCGATCTGTTCCAGCGTGCCGTCGCCGCCGGCTATGGGGCGGAGGAACACGCCGCCCTCGTCAAGATCATGCGCTGAAGCCGCATCGCCTTCGACGCGGCCGGCTCAGCGCCCGCTGAACTGCGGCGCGCGTTTCTCCAGGAAGGCGCGCCGGCCCTCGTCGAAGTCTTCCGACGTGAACAGCACGGCCTGAGCATCGGCCTCGGCCTTGAGCATCTCATCGAGGTCGCGCGGCATGCGCGCCAGCAGAGCCTTGGAAAAACCGTTGGAGAGCGGCGAGAGGCCCGCCAGCTCATGGGCGAGCGCGACGGCTTCGGCACGCGCCGCGCCGGGTTCCACCACCGCCTCGGCGAGGCCCCAGCGCTCGGCCTCCTCGGCGCCGAAGGCCTTGCCCCGCAGCATGACATATTTGGCCCGGCCAAGGCCCATGCGCAGCGGCAGGATCCAGGCCGCGCCGAAATCCGGCACGAGGCCGATCTTGTTGAACGAGCACTGGAAGCGCGCGTC
This portion of the bacterium YEK0313 genome encodes:
- the paaG_5 gene encoding 1,2-epoxyphenylacetyl-CoA isomerase, which codes for MTDQTSLLLDERDGPVRVLTMNFTQRRNALAVPLRIELIAAMEAALADADCRAIVLTGAGGHFSSGGDISGMEGVTGPGGRERLKLVHRLVRLMVTGEKPIIAAVEGYAAGAGLALAALCDLVVAARDARFQCSFNKIGLVPDFGAAWILPLRMGLGRAKYVMLRGKAFGAEEAERWGLAEAVVEPGAARAEAVALAHELAGLSPLSNGFSKALLARMPRDLDEMLKAEADAQAVLFTSEDFDEGRRAFLEKRAPQFSGR
- the glxR_2 gene encoding 2-hydroxy-3-oxopropionate reductase — its product is MTEVTVIGLGEMGSALAAAFLRAGRKVTVWNRTPAKAATLAEAGAALAGSPAEAVAASRAVVICLSDYAATRAVLDADGVAATLGGRTLVQLSTGTPKEARDLDAAVRATGARYLDGGILAWPSHIGGDATLIYMSGSRSVYEIEEPLLRQLAGGLTFLGEDAGAAAAMFAAVLSYLAGRWIGICHGARIAQAEGLGVAGFGEALAALAPALAWDARHMGVVIETQAFSHPQSTLKTAAGDITRLVRHAADSGIDDEWPRFAADLFQRAVAAGYGAEEHAALVKIMR
- the yybR_7 gene encoding putative HTH-type transcriptional regulator YybR, whose translation is MREPTEPNCGLGPALRVIGGKWKATIIWELHARPRRFGALRRAIPGISEKILTEQLRELEADGVVRREALSGKVLHVEYSLTEPGLRLNAAVHALAEWGTAHAMPRAAPAAAAG